The Streptomyces sp. NBC_01142 genome has a window encoding:
- a CDS encoding GNAT family N-acetyltransferase → MRRREYSGPVQLRAMQSLAVRVFPTTGYRHIGDLAWNACLCPDRADESPTAVWTEGDRTLAWGWLESPKELMLQADPSHPGHPELVDDVLAWAERTADGPLSVDVAETEPHLVDALERRGYARAAADAPFMACLGRPLTGLPDIPPLPEGYTIRAQQGRDDVAGRAAAHRAAFGSTRVTTERHARMRETWPYRPGLDLVVASPAGEIVAYCQGWYDEANGIGVFEPVGTHPGHRRLGLARAVSTAVLHAFADAGGHRAVVYSRGDAGYPVPKLVYESLDFRTYTRTHTYLGQRGA, encoded by the coding sequence ATGCGCCGCCGTGAGTACTCCGGGCCCGTGCAACTGCGGGCCATGCAAAGCCTTGCCGTCCGGGTCTTCCCGACCACCGGCTACCGGCACATCGGTGATCTCGCCTGGAACGCGTGTCTCTGCCCGGACCGCGCCGACGAGTCCCCGACAGCCGTGTGGACCGAGGGTGACCGGACCCTGGCCTGGGGCTGGCTGGAGTCGCCGAAGGAGTTGATGCTCCAGGCCGACCCGAGTCACCCGGGCCACCCGGAGCTCGTCGACGACGTACTGGCCTGGGCGGAGCGGACCGCCGACGGGCCGCTGAGCGTCGACGTCGCCGAGACCGAACCGCATCTGGTCGACGCACTCGAACGACGGGGCTACGCACGCGCCGCCGCCGACGCCCCCTTCATGGCTTGTCTCGGCCGTCCGCTGACCGGCCTGCCGGACATCCCGCCCCTGCCGGAGGGGTACACGATCCGCGCCCAGCAAGGACGGGACGATGTCGCCGGCCGGGCAGCGGCCCACCGCGCAGCCTTCGGGTCGACCCGGGTCACCACCGAACGCCATGCGCGCATGCGGGAGACGTGGCCCTACCGCCCCGGACTCGACCTCGTCGTGGCATCTCCCGCCGGCGAGATCGTCGCGTACTGCCAGGGCTGGTACGACGAGGCCAACGGCATCGGAGTGTTCGAGCCGGTGGGCACACACCCCGGCCACCGCCGCCTCGGCCTGGCCCGCGCCGTGTCCACCGCGGTCCTGCACGCGTTCGCCGACGCCGGCGGACACCGGGCCGTCGTCTACTCCCGCGGTGACGCCGGTTACCCCGTCCCCAAACTGGTCTACGAGTCGCTGGACTTCCGTACCTACACCCGGACACACACCTACCTCGGACAGCGCGGCGCATGA
- a CDS encoding protein-arginine deiminase domain-containing protein: MATSHARRDAALAITVIGAVLAPVSPAFAADPPRVDLRADVNRDGQVDVTGATDTAGEDSWSARRGAVFLPNIDDDTKRCAITGPGGKPLPDARLAACNDATDTKVNGSGDAADLARVRSVPMAKLPNTATGTLKVVAGGKNTRVFVKRSTGWTWVTAKTRLTAAELRSGVEFGVESTDVIRDSAVWDGRAVIRLTVTSGGKSTSDEVTLRVAPLLTHHHLQNAQQLLVTKVPGKDPYARRQQAFVKGLAAEVKSAGINKPLLTFDKYGDIWAQDFVEPGYVSMAGPGGRRQAMRVMLRSAQADREAGRELFEKLRGNGVGVVQASGVRDSEEWTLNSMGNLETIPPYTHGGRSFPAGRIIMGERKDNGSKPARVMRTLLKSQGFQDPLLLDTSWLHVGHVDEFVQFLPADTPRGWKIGIADPEAGLGLLRDAQKAGHGRTRMFSVPGSKDMPAPKETIDQALASKWLVADNTMAAKRIKANLEVLKRETGVTDAEVVRVPALFTRGTEEGERGDRMPRLSRMGAGEVPDAVREYGQQKELARHGDRGAAPESVMTSAYVPGAVNGILLGRNRYLAPRQWGPVIGGKDIFTAAVNAAYTGAGMKVSYLDDWYTYHLGQGEVHCGTNTLRDASAAWWKP, from the coding sequence TTGGCTACGAGTCATGCGAGACGCGACGCGGCACTGGCCATCACCGTGATCGGGGCCGTACTGGCGCCCGTGTCACCGGCGTTCGCCGCGGATCCGCCCCGGGTCGATCTCCGGGCGGACGTGAACCGGGACGGGCAGGTGGACGTCACCGGCGCGACCGACACCGCCGGTGAGGACAGCTGGTCCGCCCGGAGGGGAGCGGTCTTCCTCCCCAACATCGACGACGACACCAAGCGGTGCGCGATCACCGGCCCGGGCGGCAAGCCACTGCCGGACGCCCGGCTCGCCGCCTGCAACGACGCGACCGACACCAAGGTGAACGGGTCCGGCGACGCGGCCGACCTGGCCCGGGTCCGTTCCGTACCGATGGCGAAACTGCCCAACACGGCGACGGGCACCCTGAAGGTTGTGGCCGGCGGCAAGAACACCCGGGTCTTCGTCAAGCGTTCCACCGGCTGGACGTGGGTCACGGCCAAGACCCGCCTGACCGCCGCCGAGCTCCGCTCCGGTGTGGAGTTCGGGGTCGAGAGCACCGACGTGATACGCGACAGCGCGGTCTGGGACGGCCGCGCCGTGATCCGCCTGACCGTGACCTCCGGCGGAAAGAGCACCTCGGACGAGGTGACCCTGCGCGTCGCCCCGCTGCTCACCCACCACCACCTGCAGAACGCGCAGCAGCTGCTCGTCACCAAGGTGCCGGGGAAGGACCCGTACGCGCGCCGGCAGCAGGCGTTCGTCAAGGGCCTCGCGGCAGAGGTCAAGTCGGCAGGGATCAACAAGCCGCTGCTGACCTTCGACAAGTACGGCGACATCTGGGCGCAGGACTTCGTCGAGCCCGGCTATGTGAGCATGGCCGGTCCCGGTGGGCGCCGGCAGGCGATGCGGGTGATGCTGCGGTCGGCGCAGGCGGACCGCGAGGCCGGCCGGGAGCTGTTCGAGAAGCTGCGCGGCAACGGCGTGGGCGTGGTGCAGGCGTCCGGGGTCCGCGATTCGGAGGAGTGGACCCTCAACTCGATGGGGAACCTGGAGACCATCCCTCCGTACACCCACGGAGGTCGCTCCTTCCCCGCCGGGCGCATCATCATGGGCGAGCGCAAGGACAACGGCTCGAAGCCCGCGCGGGTGATGCGGACGCTGCTGAAGTCCCAGGGCTTCCAGGACCCGCTGCTCCTGGACACCTCGTGGCTGCATGTGGGCCACGTGGACGAGTTCGTCCAGTTCCTTCCCGCGGACACCCCGCGTGGCTGGAAGATCGGTATCGCCGATCCCGAAGCAGGGCTGGGGCTGCTGCGCGATGCGCAGAAGGCCGGCCACGGCAGGACGCGGATGTTCTCGGTGCCGGGAAGCAAGGACATGCCCGCCCCGAAGGAGACCATCGACCAGGCGCTCGCCTCGAAGTGGCTGGTGGCCGACAACACCATGGCCGCCAAGCGCATCAAGGCGAATCTGGAGGTGCTCAAGCGCGAGACGGGTGTGACCGACGCCGAAGTCGTGCGCGTGCCCGCTCTGTTCACGCGGGGTACGGAAGAGGGCGAGCGCGGCGACCGTATGCCGCGGCTGTCGCGGATGGGCGCCGGCGAGGTACCGGACGCGGTCCGCGAGTACGGGCAGCAGAAGGAGCTCGCGAGGCACGGCGACCGCGGTGCGGCCCCGGAATCCGTCATGACCAGCGCCTACGTTCCGGGTGCGGTCAACGGGATCCTGCTCGGCCGCAACCGCTACCTGGCCCCGCGGCAATGGGGCCCGGTCATCGGTGGCAAGGACATCTTCACCGCTGCCGTCAACGCCGCCTACACCGGGGCCGGCATGAAGGTGTCGTACCTCGACGACTGGTACACGTACCACCTCGGCCAGGGCGAGGTGCACTGCGGCACGAACACCCTGCGGGATGCCTCCGCCGCCTGGTGGAAGCCGTAG
- a CDS encoding IS110 family transposase has product MAQHEVEVTGGVDTHKDTHTAAAVDAAGRVLGSAQFPASALGYRKLLTWLRSFGVLVLVGVEGTGAYGAGLSRHLREHDVTVVEIDRPDRKTRRWQGKSDPVDAEAAARAALAERRTGTPKFRDGRVEALRALRVARRSAVQQRADVTRQIKTLIITAPEGVRTMLRHLKDKDLLTICAAFRPSPGQAGDPVTATKIALRSLARRHRDLGQEIDELDELIAPLTQEINPVLSELNGVGPDVAGQLLVTAGDNPGRLRSEAAFAMLCGVAPLPASSGRTHRHRLNRGGDRAANAALYRIVLCRLRWDQRTRTYMERRTKEGLSKKEIIRCLKRFIAREIFHVLTTTNATAAAPSHLTTAA; this is encoded by the coding sequence ATGGCACAGCATGAGGTCGAGGTCACCGGCGGCGTCGACACCCACAAGGACACCCACACCGCGGCCGCGGTCGACGCGGCCGGCCGGGTCCTGGGCTCGGCCCAGTTCCCCGCCTCCGCGCTCGGATACCGCAAGCTCCTGACCTGGCTCCGCTCCTTCGGCGTCCTGGTCCTGGTCGGAGTTGAGGGCACCGGAGCCTACGGCGCGGGCCTGTCCCGCCACCTGCGTGAACACGACGTGACGGTGGTCGAGATCGACCGCCCGGACCGCAAGACCCGTCGCTGGCAGGGCAAGTCCGACCCGGTCGACGCCGAGGCAGCGGCCCGGGCCGCGCTGGCCGAACGCCGCACCGGCACCCCGAAGTTTCGTGACGGCCGCGTCGAGGCCCTGCGGGCCCTGCGGGTCGCCCGCCGCAGCGCGGTCCAGCAAAGGGCCGACGTCACCCGGCAGATCAAGACCCTGATCATCACCGCACCGGAAGGGGTCCGCACCATGCTGCGGCACCTGAAGGACAAGGACCTGCTGACCATCTGCGCGGCATTCCGCCCCAGCCCCGGCCAGGCGGGCGACCCGGTCACCGCGACGAAGATCGCCCTGCGCTCCCTCGCCCGCCGCCACCGCGACCTGGGCCAGGAGATCGACGAACTGGACGAGCTCATAGCCCCACTCACCCAGGAGATCAACCCGGTCCTGAGCGAGCTCAACGGCGTCGGCCCGGACGTCGCGGGCCAACTGCTGGTCACCGCGGGCGACAACCCCGGCCGGCTCCGCTCCGAGGCCGCGTTCGCGATGCTCTGCGGCGTCGCCCCACTGCCGGCCTCATCCGGCCGCACCCACCGCCACCGCCTCAACCGGGGCGGCGACCGCGCCGCGAACGCCGCCCTCTACCGAATCGTTCTCTGCCGGCTGCGCTGGGACCAGCGCACCCGCACCTACATGGAACGACGCACCAAAGAAGGCCTCTCGAAGAAGGAGATCATCCGCTGCCTCAAGCGGTTCATCGCCCGCGAGATCTTCCACGTCCTGACCACCACCAACGCCACAGCAGCGGCCCCGAGTCACCTCACAACCGCCGCTTGA
- a CDS encoding M28 family peptidase, which translates to MLPDPDVPSLVRELTRRADPLRLRHDVEFLADRPRSRTRAPEAMLRAETHVTSELAAAGWRTERQPFDVRWRLGSTDRRGDHPLALGLRLHRRLAGANLLAGLPGGDDRPTVVVGAHLDTVDGSPGADDNASGVAALLEIARLLGRLPRPPAVTLMFFDMEELGLIGSRVAARRLRRTRQIVGMICLESVGFFAGGPGTQLVPAGFGAAFPGVAATIRAGGQRGDFTLVVHRRSTRAAASLWRRAAKVAEPSLPVITLRDPRPDGPLGALAGLAVPPVNHLGRSDHAAFWNAGIPALMLTGTANFRNPHYHRPTDTPDTIDYRRLAAVAVATAVTAVSWPAGGGR; encoded by the coding sequence ATGCTCCCCGACCCCGATGTGCCCTCGCTCGTACGTGAACTGACCCGGCGGGCCGACCCGCTGCGTCTTCGGCACGACGTGGAATTCCTCGCCGACCGCCCGCGCAGCCGGACCCGCGCCCCCGAGGCCATGCTGCGCGCCGAGACCCATGTGACGAGTGAACTGGCCGCCGCGGGCTGGCGGACCGAGCGGCAGCCGTTCGACGTACGGTGGCGGCTCGGGTCCACCGACCGCCGCGGCGATCACCCGCTTGCGCTCGGACTCCGTCTGCACCGGCGGCTGGCCGGCGCGAACCTCCTGGCTGGGCTGCCCGGAGGCGACGACCGCCCCACAGTGGTCGTCGGAGCACACCTGGACACCGTCGACGGCAGCCCCGGCGCCGACGACAACGCCTCCGGAGTCGCCGCGCTGCTGGAGATCGCGCGCCTGCTCGGCAGGCTGCCGCGGCCGCCCGCGGTCACTCTCATGTTCTTCGACATGGAGGAGCTGGGGCTGATCGGTTCGCGGGTCGCCGCCCGGCGGCTCCGCCGCACCCGGCAGATCGTGGGCATGATCTGCCTCGAGTCGGTCGGCTTCTTCGCGGGCGGGCCCGGAACTCAGCTCGTGCCCGCCGGATTCGGCGCGGCCTTTCCCGGCGTGGCCGCCACGATCCGCGCGGGCGGGCAGCGGGGCGACTTCACCCTGGTGGTCCACCGGCGCTCGACCCGGGCGGCGGCCTCCCTGTGGCGCCGCGCGGCGAAGGTCGCGGAGCCTTCGCTGCCCGTCATCACGCTGCGCGACCCGCGTCCGGACGGCCCGCTGGGCGCGCTCGCCGGGCTCGCGGTGCCCCCGGTGAACCATCTCGGCCGCAGCGACCACGCGGCCTTCTGGAACGCGGGAATTCCGGCCCTGATGCTCACCGGTACGGCGAACTTCCGGAACCCTCACTATCATCGGCCGACCGACACGCCGGACACCATCGACTACCGCCGTCTGGCGGCGGTTGCCGTCGCGACCGCCGTCACCGCCGTGTCGTGGCCTGCCGGCGGAGGTCGCTGA
- a CDS encoding SpoIIE family protein phosphatase → MRAVREQVRVFGGAVLAAVYVLGKRDGRLRLTESAGGPGASYGLSPSYDLSSHTPVVDAFHAGRPLWLNAVGLAAYGENPDGTQPANISMGALPLGANGSPLGCLVVVDDAGNGFDAERRNFLELYADQVTAWLEAGGEAGTHAIGTSGPGPVLGPALDRLSVGSFTLVLSSGQIDADGRVLDLVDIPRDDFDGRVETLLAHTVPDDLPALMSIVDPGHMTAGGRELEFRIRRPTGELRWLRLRCRLLADGDGRPERVLGVLADASHLRPSADEVSRIQRLSVALAGAMTVRDVSRAVVAALRHPLGADRVALAELEADRLVVTVLDPPEPDAWPELWRSEWRSEWPDAPARALPTLEAALREARASLWTAGSDLEPGLAGIGPGGLAVLPLPAEGRVVGACLVGWDEPHEFGPEERYLLTATAGLVGQALVRARALDAEHELATMLQRSLLPRKLPRLPGAVAVARYLPATVGLTVGGDWYDVIPLGENRVALVVGDVQGHNAGAATIMGQMRTAIRAYAVEGHPPDVVVSRANRLLVGMETDLFATCCYVAIDMEEGDAWCVRAGHLPPLLRAPDGVTREVEIEGGPPLGVLAEAEYPMTTFALAPGAVLTLLTDGLVESSSLHLDDGMRRVCDLLSTADPADAGRMADELLGGVNRRDDDVALLLLRYDGIGDRPLRAAWTVWRLPDAVSHARRFTSRTLRSWNVAEQSDATLLIVSELVTNALVHTQGPVRVDLTLTGERLRVAVSDASPRTPVKPSNMNWEATGGRGILLVEAVSASYGSVPLGGGKQVWAEVALTTR, encoded by the coding sequence CTGCGGGCTGTGAGAGAACAGGTCAGGGTCTTCGGCGGGGCGGTGCTGGCCGCTGTCTATGTGCTGGGCAAGAGGGACGGCCGTCTGCGACTGACCGAATCGGCCGGAGGTCCCGGTGCCTCGTACGGGCTGTCGCCCAGTTATGACCTGTCCTCTCACACGCCCGTCGTGGACGCCTTCCACGCCGGCCGCCCCCTGTGGCTGAACGCGGTGGGGCTCGCCGCCTACGGCGAGAACCCTGACGGGACGCAGCCCGCCAACATCTCCATGGGCGCACTGCCGCTCGGAGCGAACGGCAGTCCGCTGGGCTGCCTGGTCGTCGTGGACGACGCCGGCAACGGTTTCGACGCCGAACGGCGCAATTTTCTGGAGCTCTACGCCGACCAGGTCACCGCATGGCTCGAAGCGGGAGGCGAAGCGGGCACCCATGCCATCGGCACCTCGGGGCCCGGGCCGGTACTGGGTCCCGCCCTGGACCGCCTCAGCGTCGGTTCGTTCACCCTGGTTCTGAGCAGCGGGCAGATCGACGCGGACGGCCGGGTGCTCGACCTCGTCGACATCCCGCGGGACGACTTCGACGGACGCGTGGAGACCCTGCTGGCGCACACCGTTCCCGACGACCTGCCCGCGCTCATGTCCATCGTCGACCCGGGCCATATGACCGCCGGCGGCCGGGAACTCGAATTCCGTATCCGCCGCCCCACCGGAGAGCTGCGCTGGCTGCGCCTGCGGTGCCGGCTGCTGGCGGACGGCGACGGCAGGCCCGAGCGGGTGCTCGGCGTGCTCGCCGACGCCTCGCATCTGCGGCCCAGCGCCGACGAGGTCTCCAGGATTCAGCGGCTGTCCGTCGCACTGGCCGGTGCGATGACCGTCCGGGACGTCAGCCGGGCAGTGGTCGCCGCCCTGCGTCACCCGCTGGGAGCCGATCGGGTCGCTCTCGCCGAACTCGAGGCCGACCGGCTGGTGGTCACGGTCCTCGACCCACCCGAACCCGATGCCTGGCCCGAGCTCTGGCGGTCCGAATGGCGGTCCGAGTGGCCCGATGCCCCCGCCCGCGCCCTGCCCACGCTGGAAGCCGCGCTGCGCGAGGCCCGTGCGAGCCTGTGGACGGCGGGCTCCGACCTCGAACCGGGACTCGCGGGCATCGGCCCCGGCGGTCTTGCCGTCCTGCCGCTCCCGGCCGAAGGCCGGGTGGTCGGCGCATGCCTGGTCGGATGGGACGAGCCGCACGAGTTCGGGCCGGAGGAACGTTACCTGCTCACCGCGACCGCGGGCCTGGTGGGGCAGGCACTCGTACGCGCCCGTGCGTTGGATGCCGAGCACGAGCTTGCCACGATGCTCCAGCGCAGCCTCCTGCCGCGCAAGCTTCCGCGGCTGCCCGGCGCAGTGGCCGTCGCCCGCTATCTGCCCGCGACCGTGGGACTCACGGTGGGTGGCGACTGGTACGACGTGATCCCGCTCGGCGAAAACCGCGTGGCGCTGGTTGTCGGGGACGTACAGGGACACAACGCGGGCGCCGCGACGATCATGGGCCAGATGCGTACGGCGATCAGGGCCTACGCCGTGGAGGGCCACCCGCCCGACGTGGTCGTCTCCCGCGCCAATCGCCTGCTCGTCGGCATGGAGACCGACCTCTTCGCCACCTGCTGCTATGTCGCCATCGACATGGAGGAGGGCGACGCCTGGTGCGTGCGGGCGGGGCACCTGCCGCCCTTGCTGCGTGCCCCGGACGGCGTCACCCGGGAGGTGGAGATCGAGGGCGGGCCTCCGCTGGGCGTGCTCGCGGAGGCGGAATACCCGATGACCACGTTCGCACTGGCCCCCGGCGCGGTTCTCACCCTGCTGACGGACGGCCTGGTCGAGTCCTCGAGCCTCCATCTGGACGACGGAATGCGCCGCGTGTGCGACCTGCTTTCCACCGCCGACCCGGCCGATGCCGGACGGATGGCCGACGAACTGCTCGGCGGCGTCAACCGGCGCGACGACGACGTGGCCCTGTTGCTGCTGCGCTACGACGGAATAGGAGACCGGCCGCTACGGGCTGCCTGGACGGTGTGGAGACTGCCCGACGCCGTCTCGCACGCGCGCCGTTTCACCTCCCGCACCCTGCGTTCCTGGAACGTGGCCGAGCAGTCCGACGCGACCCTGCTGATCGTCTCCGAGCTGGTCACCAATGCCCTGGTGCACACCCAGGGCCCGGTCCGCGTCGATCTCACACTCACCGGGGAGCGCCTGCGGGTGGCGGTGAGCGACGCGTCGCCGCGCACGCCCGTCAAACCGTCGAACATGAACTGGGAGGCGACCGGTGGCCGGGGAATTCTGCTCGTCGAGGCGGTGTCGGCGTCCTACGGCTCCGTGCCGCTCGGCGGCGGCAAGCAGGTGTGGGCCGAAGTCGCCCTCACGACTCGCTGA
- a CDS encoding phytase gives MSRPRSARPAALALVTALAALAAAVPAEARTAAVEQLPAVTPRAETPTLYDDETGRNANADDPAIWRNAADPGRSLVIATVKEGGLRVYGLDARQVQSIAAPAAPRPDDAPGRFNNVDLVHGLRLPSGRTDIAVTTDRGHDRLRIHRIDRDRPGGPLTDITDPAAPTVFSADQDEINDQQTAYGLATWTDRATGRSYALVSRRSRTSIALLELTATPGGTVGYRKLRTLDLPSSFRLPDGSSWTPCAEPGELPQVEGMVIDPANGILYAGQEDVGIWRMRADLTRPPQLVDRVREYGVPGVYDEETEECAPGVDPGFGGSRLAADVEGLTLLTESDGDGYLLTSSQGDNTFALYDREPGDDNEYEGGFRVTAATQSLDGSEECDGAAVLNAPLGKKYPRGLLVVQDGHDTPAQGEREATGFKFVDLGDVMDSIDD, from the coding sequence GTGAGCAGGCCCCGTTCCGCCCGTCCGGCCGCCCTCGCCCTGGTCACGGCTCTCGCCGCACTCGCCGCAGCCGTGCCCGCCGAGGCGCGTACCGCCGCTGTGGAACAACTGCCCGCCGTCACCCCCCGGGCCGAGACGCCCACGCTGTACGACGACGAGACGGGGCGCAACGCCAATGCCGACGACCCCGCGATCTGGCGCAACGCCGCCGACCCGGGCCGCAGTCTGGTGATCGCCACAGTCAAGGAGGGCGGACTGCGGGTCTACGGCCTCGACGCCCGCCAGGTGCAGTCGATCGCGGCGCCTGCCGCGCCACGGCCGGACGACGCACCCGGCCGGTTCAACAACGTGGACCTCGTGCACGGGCTGCGGCTGCCGTCCGGGCGGACCGACATCGCGGTGACCACCGACCGCGGTCACGACCGGCTCCGTATCCACCGCATCGATCGTGACCGTCCCGGCGGCCCGCTCACCGACATCACCGACCCCGCCGCACCTACGGTGTTCTCCGCCGACCAGGACGAGATCAACGACCAGCAGACCGCCTACGGCCTGGCCACCTGGACCGACCGGGCGACCGGCCGCTCGTACGCCCTGGTCAGCCGCCGCAGCCGGACCAGCATCGCCCTGCTGGAACTGACCGCCACCCCCGGCGGCACGGTCGGATACCGCAAGCTGCGCACTCTCGACCTGCCCTCCTCCTTCCGCCTGCCCGACGGCTCCTCCTGGACCCCGTGCGCCGAACCCGGCGAACTGCCCCAGGTCGAAGGCATGGTCATCGACCCGGCCAACGGAATTCTGTACGCGGGCCAGGAGGACGTCGGCATCTGGCGGATGCGTGCCGATCTGACGCGCCCGCCGCAACTGGTCGACAGGGTGCGCGAGTACGGCGTCCCGGGTGTCTACGACGAGGAGACCGAGGAGTGCGCCCCAGGCGTCGACCCGGGCTTCGGCGGTTCCCGGCTCGCGGCGGACGTCGAAGGACTGACGCTGCTCACCGAGTCCGACGGCGACGGGTATCTCCTGACCTCCAGCCAGGGCGACAACACCTTTGCGCTGTACGACCGCGAGCCGGGGGACGACAACGAGTACGAGGGCGGCTTCCGCGTCACCGCCGCCACGCAGAGCCTCGACGGCTCCGAGGAGTGCGACGGGGCCGCTGTGCTCAACGCACCCCTCGGCAAGAAGTACCCGCGCGGCCTGCTCGTCGTCCAGGACGGCCACGACACACCGGCGCAGGGCGAGCGGGAGGCCACCGGCTTCAAGTTCGTCGACCTCGGCGACGTCATGGACAGCATCGACGACTGA
- a CDS encoding alpha/beta hydrolase, with amino-acid sequence MRRALADRARLVTVGQGGHSIHLANGNACGDRTVTEFLTAARRPERDAYCAD; translated from the coding sequence ATGCGCAGGGCACTCGCCGACCGGGCTCGCCTCGTCACGGTCGGCCAAGGCGGCCACAGCATCCATCTGGCCAACGGCAACGCCTGCGGCGATCGCACGGTCACCGAGTTCCTCACGGCCGCCCGGCGCCCGGAGCGGGACGCCTACTGCGCGGACTGA
- a CDS encoding NADP-dependent succinic semialdehyde dehydrogenase: protein MPIATVNPATGETLRTFEALGPEEIERRLALAATAFGQHRTTEFTLRARLLNRAADLLEQDQQDIARTMTTEMGKPIAAARAEAAKCAKAMRWYAEHAEDLLADEQPSAADLKDSGASWASVRYRPLGVVLAVMPWNFPLWQVVRFAAPALMAGNVGLLKHSSNVPQTALYLEDLFRRAGFPEGCFQTLLVGSGAVEGILRDSRVAAATLTGSEPAGRSVAAIAGDEVKKTVLELGGSDPFVVMPSADVDRAAKTAVTARVQNNGQSCIAAKRFIVHADVYDAFCERFTAGMRDLTVGDPMEESVDVGPLASEQGRADLEELVEDALRHGATARCGAQRPPTLDRGWYYEPTVLSDVSADMRIHQEEAFGPVATVYRAADVDEAVTIANDTPFGLSSNVWTRDDGEVQRFARDLEAGGVFFNGMTASHPALPFGGVKRSGYGRELSAHGIREFCNVTTVWHGAEPAGDR from the coding sequence ATGCCTATCGCCACGGTGAATCCCGCTACCGGTGAGACGCTCAGGACGTTCGAGGCACTGGGACCCGAGGAGATCGAGCGGCGCCTGGCTCTCGCCGCAACCGCCTTCGGGCAGCACCGCACCACGGAGTTCACTCTGCGGGCGCGGCTCCTCAACCGCGCCGCGGATCTGCTCGAACAGGACCAGCAGGACATCGCCCGCACCATGACCACCGAGATGGGCAAGCCGATCGCGGCCGCCCGCGCGGAGGCGGCGAAGTGCGCGAAGGCGATGCGCTGGTACGCCGAGCACGCCGAGGATCTACTGGCCGACGAGCAGCCTTCGGCCGCCGACCTCAAGGATTCCGGGGCGTCCTGGGCAAGCGTGCGCTACCGGCCGCTCGGCGTCGTCCTTGCGGTGATGCCGTGGAACTTCCCGCTCTGGCAGGTTGTGCGATTCGCGGCCCCCGCACTCATGGCCGGCAACGTCGGCCTGCTCAAGCACTCGTCGAACGTGCCGCAGACCGCTCTGTACCTGGAGGATCTCTTCCGGCGCGCCGGCTTCCCCGAGGGGTGCTTCCAGACGCTGCTCGTGGGTTCCGGCGCGGTCGAGGGCATCCTGCGCGACAGCAGGGTGGCCGCCGCGACCCTGACCGGCAGCGAGCCGGCCGGCCGCTCCGTCGCGGCGATCGCGGGCGACGAGGTGAAGAAGACCGTACTGGAGCTCGGCGGCAGCGATCCCTTTGTGGTGATGCCGTCGGCCGATGTCGACCGGGCGGCCAAGACGGCGGTGACGGCCCGGGTGCAGAACAACGGCCAGTCCTGCATCGCCGCCAAGCGGTTCATCGTCCACGCCGACGTCTACGACGCCTTCTGCGAGCGTTTCACCGCCGGAATGCGGGATCTGACCGTGGGCGACCCGATGGAGGAGTCCGTCGACGTCGGCCCGCTCGCCAGTGAACAGGGACGCGCCGATCTCGAGGAGCTCGTCGAGGATGCCCTGCGCCACGGGGCGACGGCACGGTGCGGCGCGCAGCGTCCGCCGACGCTGGACCGGGGCTGGTACTACGAGCCCACGGTCCTCTCCGACGTCTCCGCCGACATGCGCATTCATCAGGAGGAGGCGTTCGGCCCGGTGGCCACGGTCTACCGCGCGGCCGACGTCGACGAGGCGGTCACCATCGCCAACGACACGCCCTTCGGGCTGAGTTCGAATGTGTGGACCCGCGACGACGGGGAAGTGCAGCGGTTCGCGCGGGACCTCGAGGCGGGTGGCGTCTTCTTCAACGGCATGACGGCTTCCCACCCGGCGCTGCCCTTCGGCGGTGTCAAGCGCTCCGGATACGGGAGGGAGCTGTCGGCCCACGGAATCCGTGAGTTCTGCAATGTCACCACGGTGTGGCACGGCGCAGAGCCGGCGGGCGACCGCTGA
- a CDS encoding DUF5133 domain-containing protein, with product MLLPDKAVLAAVLHRYRAWELLVLAEPENLARRRRLEDLTYTLCVLMGQRTAHEAILAAESHLGLSWPSGSRISR from the coding sequence ATGCTTCTGCCGGACAAGGCTGTGCTCGCCGCGGTGCTCCACCGATACCGTGCCTGGGAGCTGCTGGTTCTCGCTGAGCCGGAGAACCTGGCCCGGCGTCGTCGGCTCGAGGACCTCACGTACACGCTGTGTGTCCTGATGGGACAACGCACCGCCCATGAGGCGATACTGGCGGCCGAGTCGCATCTCGGGCTGTCGTGGCCGAGCGGCTCTCGGATCAGCCGGTGA